Proteins encoded by one window of Tunturibacter psychrotolerans:
- a CDS encoding TetR/AcrR family transcriptional regulator produces MARPRNFSRQGVLEKALPVFWEHGFADTTLQDLEAATGVNKSGLYAEFRDKDDLFLETLRYYIETSKIKDTLTTEPLGWDNVRSYLSVALGCVEGQKGCFSTNSMREFAILPTEAHSIVQNSLKPLRQLLVKNIEAERPRMPAGSLADIVMTFFVGTSLEQNLATTKTAGARKIEGFMQILRSL; encoded by the coding sequence ATGGCTCGTCCTAGAAATTTCAGCCGTCAAGGGGTTCTTGAAAAAGCCCTTCCCGTTTTCTGGGAACATGGCTTCGCAGATACGACTCTTCAGGATCTTGAGGCGGCCACGGGGGTCAACAAGTCGGGTCTTTATGCAGAGTTTCGAGATAAGGACGATCTCTTTCTTGAGACCCTGCGTTACTACATCGAGACAAGCAAGATCAAGGACACGCTCACGACCGAACCACTTGGCTGGGATAATGTTCGCAGCTACCTTAGTGTGGCACTCGGATGTGTCGAGGGGCAAAAGGGGTGCTTCTCCACAAATTCAATGAGGGAGTTCGCGATTCTCCCGACGGAAGCTCATAGTATCGTGCAGAACAGCCTCAAGCCCCTGCGACAACTACTCGTCAAGAACATCGAGGCGGAGCGACCGCGCATGCCGGCGGGCTCGCTTGCTGATATCGTGATGACCTTTTTTGTTGGCACCAGCCTTGAACAGAACCTCGCTACCACCAAGACGGCAGGAGCGCGAAAGATCGAGGGCTTCATGCAGATATTGCGAAGCCTTTGA
- a CDS encoding response regulator, whose amino-acid sequence MTQVNQKTVLVVDDAPANIQIVNSILKDLYKIRIATNGSKALELVKVMPLPDLILLDVVMPEMDGYEVCTRLKLDPETRDIPVIFLTGQTEVEDETKGFEVGAVDYIHKPFSPAVVKARVQTHLALRGIREQLAQQLRDIQKELETARQIQLSILPSTVPKIASLDIAARYVPMTSVAGDFYDFIVVDEEHLGVLVADVSGHDNRGNPCRPPFVTAPDKSDNVAPTRI is encoded by the coding sequence ATGACTCAGGTCAATCAGAAGACAGTGCTGGTGGTGGATGATGCTCCCGCCAACATTCAAATCGTGAATTCGATTTTGAAGGATTTATACAAAATTCGCATTGCAACCAATGGCTCAAAGGCATTAGAGCTCGTCAAGGTTATGCCTCTACCTGACCTGATTCTTCTGGATGTTGTCATGCCCGAGATGGATGGATACGAAGTATGTACGAGGTTGAAACTGGATCCGGAGACGCGCGACATACCAGTCATATTTCTTACCGGACAGACGGAGGTCGAGGATGAGACGAAGGGTTTCGAGGTCGGTGCGGTGGACTACATCCACAAGCCATTCTCCCCTGCGGTTGTAAAGGCGCGTGTGCAAACCCACCTCGCGCTTCGCGGCATCCGCGAACAGCTCGCACAGCAGTTGCGCGATATCCAGAAAGAATTGGAAACAGCGCGGCAGATCCAATTATCGATTCTTCCATCCACCGTCCCGAAAATCGCCAGTCTAGATATCGCAGCACGTTACGTCCCCATGACGTCGGTGGCCGGCGATTTCTACGATTTCATCGTAGTGGATGAGGAGCATCTCGGCGTTCTTGTGGCCGATGTATCGGGACACGACAATCGTGGCAATCCATGTCGCCCCCCATTCGTGACTGCACCAGACAAATCCGATAATGTTGCACCGACTCGAATCTAG
- a CDS encoding bifunctional rhamnulose-1-phosphate aldolase/short-chain dehydrogenase has protein sequence MPVQKGLRFLADRWDEAVAGTLDGPELLRYRSNLLGSDLRITNFGGGNTSSKLDQADPLDSKAKQVLWVKGSGGDLGSIKRTGFATLYMEKLLSLERVYRGVELEDEMVDLYPLCTFGNNPVAASIDTPLHAFLPFAHVDHLHPDWGIALAASANGKIKMEEFNREFGHKLVWLPWQRPGFELGMMMRRIVEANPGCDGVVLGGHGLFTWGYTQRESYLNTITIIDQIGQFIERHASVAGHKHFAGSQVKSREDRAEIALRIMPYLRGVVSRKQRWIANFSDASEVLEFVNSAQAERLAHLGTSCPDHFIRTKIRPMFIKWNPEGEPTELEELIDTALETYRAEYAQYYSRYAVKESPAVRDSNPTVVLVPGLGMFSFGKNKAESRITGEFYINAIGVMKSAGALGTGGDCKEIPQAGPAATADQFTVYENYVALPPSEAFRIEYWKLEEAKIRRQPPERELSRRIVLIVGGGSGIGREVALMAAEHGAHVMVADRDVKGAEAVALETAAISGKEAVDSTSIDIRERKAIKAALDATIKQFGGIDILINTAALFPSSPDGVISDAQWALTLEVNVTANYLLTDEAAKIFSQQGIDASVVLTSSANAVVAKRGSEAYDVSKAALSHLVRELAVTLSPHVRVNGISPATVVKGSTMFPRDRVVASLKKYKLPFDDKNSDDELRNMLAQFYATRTLTHQPIDPKDCARAILFLAGPQARCTTGHLIPVDGGLTEAYLR, from the coding sequence ATGCCAGTACAGAAGGGTCTTCGCTTTCTTGCAGATCGTTGGGATGAGGCGGTTGCGGGAACTCTGGATGGACCAGAGCTTTTGAGATACCGGTCGAATCTGTTGGGGTCGGACCTGCGAATCACGAACTTTGGCGGAGGCAATACAAGCTCGAAGCTGGATCAGGCCGACCCGCTGGATTCGAAGGCAAAGCAGGTTCTCTGGGTGAAGGGGAGTGGCGGCGATCTCGGGAGCATCAAGCGCACTGGCTTCGCGACTCTTTACATGGAGAAGCTATTGTCATTGGAGAGGGTGTACCGCGGCGTCGAGTTGGAAGATGAGATGGTTGATTTGTACCCCTTGTGTACGTTTGGGAATAATCCTGTAGCCGCATCCATTGATACTCCTCTCCATGCGTTTCTGCCCTTTGCACATGTGGACCATTTACATCCGGATTGGGGGATTGCGCTGGCCGCGTCCGCGAACGGGAAGATCAAAATGGAGGAGTTCAACAGGGAATTCGGCCATAAGTTGGTCTGGTTGCCATGGCAGCGACCAGGCTTCGAGTTAGGGATGATGATGCGGAGAATCGTCGAAGCCAACCCCGGTTGCGATGGAGTTGTGCTGGGTGGCCATGGGCTATTTACATGGGGGTATACGCAACGCGAAAGCTATCTGAATACGATTACGATCATCGATCAAATAGGGCAGTTTATTGAGCGGCATGCGTCGGTCGCCGGACACAAACACTTCGCTGGTTCTCAGGTAAAGAGTCGCGAGGATCGCGCAGAGATTGCGCTGCGTATCATGCCGTATCTGCGAGGAGTTGTTTCGCGAAAGCAGCGATGGATAGCGAACTTCAGCGATGCATCAGAGGTTTTGGAGTTTGTGAACTCTGCTCAGGCCGAGAGGCTGGCTCATCTCGGAACAAGCTGTCCGGATCACTTCATCCGCACTAAGATTCGTCCAATGTTTATCAAGTGGAATCCAGAGGGTGAGCCAACCGAGTTAGAAGAGTTGATCGACACCGCCCTTGAGACGTACCGTGCGGAGTATGCGCAGTATTACAGCCGTTATGCGGTGAAGGAGTCGCCCGCAGTTCGGGATTCCAACCCAACCGTAGTGCTGGTGCCGGGTCTGGGCATGTTTAGCTTCGGAAAGAATAAAGCTGAATCGCGCATCACGGGCGAGTTCTACATCAACGCGATTGGTGTGATGAAGAGCGCTGGTGCTCTTGGGACTGGAGGGGATTGCAAGGAGATCCCGCAAGCCGGTCCAGCCGCGACAGCCGATCAGTTCACGGTTTATGAGAATTACGTGGCGCTGCCTCCCAGCGAGGCCTTTCGGATTGAGTACTGGAAGCTAGAGGAGGCAAAGATTCGACGCCAACCACCGGAGAGAGAGTTGAGCCGGCGGATTGTTCTTATTGTTGGCGGAGGTAGCGGGATCGGTCGCGAGGTTGCGTTAATGGCGGCTGAGCATGGTGCGCATGTGATGGTAGCGGACCGCGACGTGAAAGGTGCGGAAGCCGTTGCACTTGAGACCGCGGCAATCTCAGGCAAGGAAGCCGTAGACTCGACGAGCATCGACATTCGGGAACGAAAGGCGATCAAAGCTGCGTTGGACGCGACGATCAAACAGTTTGGTGGCATCGATATTCTAATCAATACTGCGGCACTGTTTCCGTCCTCGCCGGATGGGGTTATCAGCGACGCTCAATGGGCATTGACGTTGGAAGTAAATGTTACGGCTAACTATCTGCTGACAGACGAGGCTGCGAAGATATTTTCACAGCAGGGAATCGACGCCAGCGTTGTCTTAACCAGCTCGGCGAATGCGGTTGTGGCGAAGCGAGGGAGCGAAGCCTACGACGTTAGCAAGGCGGCTCTGAGTCATCTGGTGCGGGAACTGGCGGTTACGCTTTCCCCTCATGTGCGGGTTAATGGCATAAGCCCCGCTACCGTCGTGAAAGGCTCAACGATGTTTCCGCGAGATCGAGTAGTAGCTTCGTTGAAGAAATATAAGTTGCCTTTCGATGACAAGAATTCGGACGATGAACTGCGAAATATGCTGGCCCAGTTTTATGCAACGCGGACGCTGACTCATCAGCCCATTGATCCCAAGGATTGCGCGCGGGCGATTCTGTTTCTTGCAGGGCCCCAGGCCCGATGCACGACGGGGCATTTGATTCCCGTAGATGGGGGCTTAACCGAGGCCTATCTGCGATGA
- a CDS encoding substrate-binding domain-containing protein has protein sequence MAARKTTKRLYLIPVLSKALDILELVQAENQPMTLESVHRQTRISKTTVYRVLKTFVHRGYLSQSPDGLYRQVTRQKKLRFGFAGQSAEMPFSNEVTESLKDAAASVGVDLLILDNRYDAATALKNAEEFVRSKVDLIIEFQVEQEVAPIIADKIAEANIPLIAIDIPHPHATYFGVDNYRVGIEAGETLAAYATANWGGRVNWVIGLDLPEAGQLVQSRIVGAFEGVRSGIPDLPVESYVRIDGRGMRDRSKMLVSDFLQRHPKDKHILIAAATDSSALGAVDAVRENKRDKHVVIVGQDCIAEAVAEMRRDRSPLIGSVSHEAASYGPSLMHLGLSLLRGQTVAPYNYVAHKMVTRELLD, from the coding sequence ATGGCGGCACGTAAAACGACGAAGCGACTTTATTTGATTCCTGTCCTGTCCAAGGCCCTGGATATTCTCGAACTTGTACAGGCGGAAAACCAGCCAATGACGCTTGAGTCGGTCCATCGGCAGACACGCATCTCAAAGACCACGGTCTATCGGGTTTTGAAGACGTTTGTGCACCGCGGGTATCTTTCGCAGTCTCCAGATGGGCTCTATCGGCAGGTGACACGGCAGAAGAAGCTACGGTTTGGATTTGCGGGGCAGAGCGCAGAGATGCCCTTTTCCAACGAAGTAACAGAGAGTCTAAAAGATGCAGCGGCCTCAGTTGGAGTCGATCTGCTGATCCTTGACAATCGGTACGACGCAGCCACTGCGCTAAAGAATGCGGAGGAGTTCGTTCGAAGTAAGGTTGACCTGATCATTGAATTCCAGGTGGAGCAAGAGGTTGCTCCGATCATTGCGGACAAGATCGCCGAGGCAAATATTCCGTTGATCGCAATTGATATCCCGCACCCTCATGCCACCTACTTTGGAGTGGATAACTACCGCGTGGGAATTGAGGCCGGCGAGACGCTTGCGGCGTACGCGACGGCGAACTGGGGCGGCAGGGTGAATTGGGTGATTGGACTCGATCTGCCCGAGGCAGGGCAACTGGTGCAGAGCAGGATTGTGGGGGCGTTCGAGGGGGTTCGCAGCGGGATTCCCGATCTACCGGTGGAGTCGTATGTGAGGATTGACGGGCGTGGCATGCGGGACCGAAGCAAAATGCTGGTATCTGATTTTCTGCAGCGACATCCCAAGGACAAGCACATCTTGATCGCCGCCGCGACAGATTCAAGCGCGTTAGGCGCGGTCGATGCAGTACGAGAAAACAAGCGCGATAAGCATGTGGTGATTGTGGGACAGGACTGCATTGCGGAGGCGGTTGCGGAGATGCGGAGAGATCGCTCGCCACTGATTGGTTCGGTGTCGCACGAAGCTGCGTCGTATGGACCGAGTCTGATGCATCTCGGACTGTCGCTGCTGCGCGGCCAGACGGTGGCTCCGTATAACTATGTCGCTCACAAGATGGTGACACGGGAACTGCTCGACTGA
- a CDS encoding rhamnulokinase — MLLLPVDQRALVAVDLGAESCRVSLLRWLDRKAVITLVHRFANAPRDVDGELRWDLTMIEAGLDDGLRKCAEIAGEGVRSIAVDGWAVDYVWVDTDSKALADPFCYRDQRTVDAEWSLHRKISPRRLRELTGIQLMRINTLYQLHADALQRQPSELQWLNLPEYILSRLGGARVAEHTNATHTQMMELDRRQWCREIFQAAGLDLACAPQLVPPGTGVGRLTGPLAGVPAFRDTVLIAPACHDTASAIAGIPAAGDDWAYISSGTWSLVGTLLEEPKNDAAAREENFTNLGAVGDRICFHKNVNGMWLIRQCIEKWADDGRVWTVPEIVAAAEDAATPDGLLDVDDADLLLAGQMPQRINAQRARKGFVPLDESPANAPEFASLIFHSLAARYASVLERVAFHSGKKLRRLFVVGGASQNDFLNKLTQEATGLELFRGSTESATLGNFAVQLAVLEGKRDAVTGASAELVSQWASQLSSPFR; from the coding sequence ATGCTGCTTTTGCCTGTAGATCAGCGGGCTTTGGTTGCGGTGGACTTGGGTGCCGAGAGTTGCCGCGTTTCGCTGCTCCGCTGGCTGGACCGGAAGGCGGTGATTACGCTGGTGCATCGTTTTGCGAATGCTCCGCGTGATGTGGACGGCGAACTTCGCTGGGACCTGACGATGATCGAGGCAGGGCTCGACGATGGCCTCCGGAAGTGTGCGGAGATCGCAGGCGAAGGTGTGCGTTCGATTGCGGTTGATGGTTGGGCAGTGGACTACGTGTGGGTGGATACGGATAGTAAGGCGTTGGCCGACCCTTTCTGTTACCGCGATCAGCGAACCGTAGATGCGGAGTGGTCTCTGCATCGAAAGATCAGCCCCCGGAGATTGCGGGAATTGACCGGCATTCAGTTGATGCGAATCAACACCCTGTATCAACTTCATGCAGATGCTTTGCAAAGACAGCCGAGTGAACTGCAGTGGCTGAATCTACCAGAGTATATTTTGTCGCGGTTGGGGGGGGCGCGTGTGGCCGAGCATACAAATGCGACTCATACACAGATGATGGAGTTAGATCGTCGGCAGTGGTGTCGAGAGATTTTCCAGGCTGCTGGTCTGGATCTTGCGTGTGCACCGCAGTTGGTCCCCCCAGGAACCGGAGTTGGTCGACTGACTGGGCCACTTGCAGGGGTCCCAGCCTTTCGGGATACCGTCCTGATTGCGCCAGCCTGCCACGATACCGCTTCGGCGATTGCCGGGATTCCCGCGGCCGGAGATGATTGGGCGTACATTAGCTCGGGTACATGGTCGTTAGTGGGAACGCTGCTGGAGGAGCCGAAGAACGATGCGGCGGCCCGCGAAGAGAATTTTACGAACCTTGGGGCCGTGGGCGATCGAATCTGCTTCCATAAGAATGTGAATGGGATGTGGTTAATTCGTCAGTGCATCGAAAAATGGGCTGACGATGGCCGCGTTTGGACAGTTCCTGAGATAGTGGCTGCAGCTGAGGACGCAGCCACGCCAGATGGCCTGCTAGATGTGGATGATGCTGACCTGCTGCTGGCTGGGCAGATGCCGCAACGTATCAATGCCCAGCGAGCGCGGAAGGGGTTCGTTCCTTTAGACGAAAGCCCAGCAAATGCTCCTGAATTTGCGAGTCTCATCTTCCATAGTCTTGCGGCTCGGTACGCGAGTGTGCTGGAGCGGGTAGCATTTCACAGTGGAAAGAAGTTGCGCCGGCTGTTTGTTGTTGGGGGTGCGAGCCAAAATGATTTTCTGAATAAACTAACCCAGGAGGCAACGGGGTTGGAGCTGTTTCGGGGATCGACGGAGAGTGCAACGCTGGGAAACTTCGCGGTGCAACTTGCGGTGTTAGAAGGCAAGCGCGATGCCGTGACGGGGGCTTCTGCGGAGCTGGTCTCGCAGTGGGCTAGCCAACTGTCGAGTCCTTTCAGATGA
- a CDS encoding LutB/LldF family L-lactate oxidation iron-sulfur protein: MSGSALDPKTAPVFPIAARTAMKDGQLRRNVRHATDVIQAKRARVVAEMPDWQELREAGKQIRQHTMENLDFYLEEFEANCTRAGGVVHWARDAAEARQIIVGLVKASGSDEVIKIKSMTTEEIQLNSALEAAGIHPYETDLAELIIQLGHDQPSHIVVPALHKNRQQIREIFQREMNLPKLGERPEDLADAARIFLREKFLRVKTGVSGANFLIAETGGVCIVESEGNGRMCLTLPETLIAVAGIDKVVPRFADLEVLFQLLPRSATGERMNPYNSIWTGVNAADGPRAFHVVLMDNARTEILADAEGRQTLNCIRCGACQNACPVYRQTGGHAYGSVYAGPIGAILTPQLQEMHHAQSLPYASSLCGACYEVCPVKINIPEVLIHLRNKVVKQNGPLNVEAFAMKMMGMIFLSEHRFRAAQRMGRMAEAPLVRRDEKGEGWIGWLPGMLGGWTKVRDLQEMPQETFRDWWKKRGTHGS, from the coding sequence GTGAGCGGGAGCGCCTTGGATCCGAAGACCGCTCCGGTCTTTCCGATCGCTGCCAGGACTGCGATGAAAGATGGGCAGCTGCGAAGGAATGTTCGCCATGCTACGGATGTCATTCAGGCCAAGCGGGCTCGCGTGGTGGCCGAGATGCCGGATTGGCAGGAGCTACGCGAGGCCGGGAAGCAGATTCGTCAGCACACAATGGAGAATCTGGATTTCTATTTGGAGGAGTTTGAAGCGAATTGCACCCGGGCTGGTGGAGTGGTGCATTGGGCTCGGGATGCAGCGGAGGCTCGACAGATTATCGTCGGGTTGGTGAAGGCTTCGGGGTCGGACGAGGTGATTAAGATCAAGTCGATGACAACTGAAGAGATTCAGTTGAACTCGGCGCTGGAGGCTGCGGGGATTCATCCCTACGAGACCGATCTGGCAGAGCTGATTATTCAGTTGGGGCACGACCAGCCTTCGCATATTGTGGTGCCGGCGCTGCACAAGAATCGACAGCAAATCAGGGAGATCTTTCAGCGAGAGATGAATCTGCCGAAACTCGGCGAGCGGCCTGAGGATTTGGCCGATGCGGCACGGATATTCTTGCGGGAGAAGTTTCTGCGGGTGAAGACGGGAGTGAGTGGAGCGAATTTTCTGATTGCAGAGACTGGCGGTGTTTGCATCGTGGAGAGCGAGGGCAACGGACGCATGTGTTTGACGTTGCCAGAGACACTGATTGCGGTGGCAGGGATTGATAAGGTAGTGCCGCGGTTTGCGGACCTGGAAGTTTTGTTCCAGTTGTTGCCTCGTTCGGCCACCGGCGAGAGGATGAACCCTTATAACTCGATTTGGACTGGCGTAAACGCCGCGGATGGCCCGCGAGCGTTTCATGTGGTGCTGATGGACAATGCACGCACGGAGATTTTGGCAGATGCGGAGGGACGGCAGACGCTGAACTGCATACGGTGCGGAGCGTGTCAGAACGCTTGTCCGGTGTATCGGCAGACCGGTGGGCATGCTTACGGGAGCGTGTATGCGGGGCCAATTGGAGCGATTCTGACGCCGCAGTTGCAGGAGATGCATCATGCGCAGTCGCTGCCTTATGCCTCGTCGCTTTGTGGAGCCTGCTATGAGGTTTGTCCAGTGAAGATCAATATTCCGGAGGTGCTGATTCATCTGCGGAATAAGGTTGTGAAGCAGAACGGGCCGCTGAATGTTGAGGCGTTCGCGATGAAGATGATGGGGATGATTTTTCTCAGCGAGCATCGGTTTCGGGCAGCGCAGCGTATGGGACGCATGGCCGAGGCTCCGCTGGTGCGGAGGGATGAGAAGGGCGAGGGCTGGATTGGATGGCTGCCGGGGATGCTAGGTGGATGGACGAAGGTGAGGGATCTGCAGGAGATGCCGCAGGAGACGTTTCGTGATTGGTGGAAGAAACGGGGGACGCATGGGAGTTGA
- a CDS encoding TIM barrel protein: protein MDLGIETNSVRDRVWMALDGFRIEVPSWGFANTGTRFGKFVQGGAATTIEEKFADAAQVNALTGASPTVALHVLWDLPGGKADVPAIQALEKKYGVNSGSINPNLFQDAEYKYGSIANPSAEIRGNALAHLLDSVEIGRALGSQDVSMWIADGSNYPGTQSIRKRIGWMEEVLGATHAALGEGQRMLVEYKPFEPAFYHTDIADWGMALELARRAGPKAKVLVDTGHHYQGTNIEQIVAWLLHLGALGGFHFNDRKYADDDLTLGSIDPYQVFRIFHEILSVGKDDQAQIAFMIDQSHNLKGKVEAMVQTVVTAQELYAKAALVDRARLAELQQECRLVEAEECFRGAFWQDVRPIVREWREARGLPPEPLKALRESGYVEKITQERNSQNARSEFRYA, encoded by the coding sequence ATGGACTTGGGGATCGAAACGAACTCAGTACGTGATCGGGTATGGATGGCGCTGGATGGTTTTCGCATCGAGGTGCCGTCGTGGGGTTTCGCGAATACAGGGACCCGTTTTGGCAAGTTTGTCCAGGGTGGCGCTGCAACGACAATTGAAGAAAAGTTTGCGGATGCTGCGCAGGTAAATGCCTTGACCGGAGCGAGTCCTACGGTGGCGCTGCATGTTTTGTGGGACCTTCCGGGTGGGAAAGCAGATGTTCCAGCGATTCAGGCGCTCGAGAAGAAGTATGGTGTGAATTCGGGATCGATTAATCCCAACCTCTTTCAGGATGCGGAATATAAGTACGGTTCAATTGCCAATCCGAGCGCAGAGATTCGCGGCAATGCGCTGGCGCATCTGCTGGATTCGGTCGAGATCGGGCGGGCGCTGGGCTCGCAGGATGTTTCGATGTGGATTGCGGATGGGTCAAATTATCCGGGCACACAGAGTATTCGGAAGCGTATTGGATGGATGGAGGAGGTACTGGGCGCGACCCACGCGGCTCTGGGTGAAGGGCAACGGATGCTGGTGGAGTATAAGCCGTTTGAGCCGGCTTTTTATCATACAGATATTGCTGACTGGGGAATGGCGCTGGAGTTGGCTCGACGGGCGGGACCGAAAGCAAAGGTGCTGGTGGATACCGGGCATCATTATCAAGGCACGAATATCGAACAGATTGTTGCATGGCTCCTGCATCTGGGGGCGCTTGGAGGATTTCACTTCAACGACCGGAAGTATGCAGATGACGATTTGACGCTAGGATCTATTGATCCTTACCAGGTGTTCCGAATCTTTCATGAGATTTTGAGCGTCGGAAAAGACGATCAGGCCCAGATTGCGTTCATGATCGATCAAAGTCATAACTTGAAGGGTAAGGTCGAAGCGATGGTGCAGACGGTGGTGACTGCGCAGGAACTTTATGCCAAGGCGGCGCTTGTGGACAGGGCTCGGCTGGCTGAATTGCAACAGGAGTGTCGGCTGGTGGAGGCGGAGGAGTGCTTCCGCGGAGCCTTCTGGCAGGACGTTCGTCCGATAGTGCGGGAGTGGCGGGAGGCACGCGGGCTTCCTCCAGAGCCCTTGAAAGCTCTTAGGGAGAGCGGATATGTGGAGAAGATCACACAGGAACGGAACAGTCAAAATGCCCGCAGCGAATTCCGTTATGCGTGA
- a CDS encoding LutC/YkgG family protein, with translation MGVDTGAAPLGSARAEILQRIRAATGGVSNTEVARAGWTRLPREYRRAATREREAVLELLEDRLRDYDANVVRTGRDRVSAIVAKMLSERGKTRMVVPPGIPNEWLPVVVEFVVDEGLSAAELDRFDGVMTGSTMAIAQTGTVILQSVPGQGRRAVTLVPDYQLCVVCEEDVVETVPEAMARLQETAELPTTFFSGPSATADIEMTRIKGVHGPRYLDVVLVGSGI, from the coding sequence ATGGGAGTTGATACAGGTGCTGCACCTTTGGGTTCAGCCAGGGCAGAGATTCTTCAGCGGATTCGTGCGGCTACGGGCGGGGTTTCGAATACAGAGGTCGCCAGGGCTGGGTGGACTCGTCTGCCCCGCGAGTATCGGCGAGCGGCTACCCGTGAGAGGGAGGCTGTGCTGGAGTTGCTGGAAGATCGGCTGCGGGACTATGACGCAAACGTTGTTCGTACTGGACGAGACAGGGTGTCGGCGATCGTAGCGAAGATGCTTTCTGAGCGGGGAAAGACGCGCATGGTTGTGCCTCCCGGGATTCCAAACGAGTGGTTGCCGGTAGTGGTTGAGTTTGTAGTGGACGAGGGTTTGTCTGCGGCAGAGTTGGACAGATTTGATGGCGTGATGACCGGATCGACCATGGCGATTGCACAGACCGGAACAGTGATATTGCAGAGTGTTCCGGGGCAGGGAAGACGGGCGGTGACCTTAGTGCCGGATTATCAGCTGTGTGTGGTGTGCGAGGAAGATGTTGTGGAGACTGTGCCGGAGGCGATGGCTCGACTGCAGGAGACGGCTGAGCTGCCGACAACTTTTTTCTCGGGACCATCGGCTACGGCGGATATTGAAATGACGCGGATCAAGGGGGTACATGGGCCGCGATATCTGGATGTAGTTTTGGTCGGATCAGGGATTTGA
- a CDS encoding (Fe-S)-binding protein, giving the protein MRVALFITCYNDTLFPDTGKAVVRVLERLGHTVEFPAGQTCCGQMHWNTGYQSEALPLVKRFVEQFRGAEAVVVPSSSCVAMMRDHYPKMAAEIGDAALIAEVSQLLPRVFEFSEFLIKRLGVEDVGASYPHRVTYHASCHGLRNLGLGDGPVRLLKAVRGIDLVELNALEQCCGFGGTFAVKNADVSSAMLEEKTGAVLATGARVCTACDNSCLMHIQGALHRQKTGVKTLHLAEILAAQEGAEL; this is encoded by the coding sequence CTGCGAGTTGCGCTATTTATTACCTGTTATAACGACACGCTGTTTCCTGATACGGGTAAGGCCGTGGTTCGGGTGCTGGAGCGGCTGGGACATACCGTAGAATTTCCCGCCGGACAGACTTGTTGTGGGCAGATGCATTGGAATACAGGGTACCAGTCTGAGGCGTTGCCGCTGGTGAAGCGCTTTGTGGAGCAGTTTCGCGGGGCCGAGGCTGTGGTGGTGCCTTCGTCTTCTTGTGTTGCGATGATGCGGGACCACTATCCGAAGATGGCGGCCGAGATTGGGGATGCTGCATTGATCGCCGAAGTTTCGCAGTTGCTGCCTCGCGTGTTTGAGTTCTCGGAGTTCCTGATAAAGCGGCTGGGAGTGGAGGATGTGGGGGCCTCCTATCCTCATCGGGTGACGTATCACGCTAGTTGTCATGGGCTACGAAATCTTGGACTGGGCGATGGTCCGGTGCGTTTGCTAAAGGCGGTGCGGGGAATTGATCTGGTTGAATTGAATGCGCTGGAGCAGTGCTGCGGGTTTGGCGGAACGTTTGCGGTGAAGAATGCGGATGTTTCGAGTGCGATGCTTGAGGAAAAGACTGGTGCTGTTTTAGCGACTGGCGCGAGGGTGTGTACGGCTTGCGATAACAGTTGCTTGATGCATATTCAGGGGGCTTTGCACAGACAGAAGACTGGTGTGAAGACGCTCCATCTTGCGGAGATATTGGCTGCACAGGAAGGGGCGGAACTGTGA